A single Lolium perenne isolate Kyuss_39 chromosome 6, Kyuss_2.0, whole genome shotgun sequence DNA region contains:
- the LOC127307846 gene encoding uncharacterized protein, whose product MAGKDIAAMATTRPKSVARRLWRVVRAVLFMLRRGVLPTGRKLAMDLSLLLRRGKIAGKALGGLVSFNHQHHHHHSGGLISSARSSFSSSCRALDPALAVHEPSRSRREVEFSCSNTPFSAAAKGRGHHHRDADEDAWYYGNYDAADVAKVFEMLNDGGRLFDDDGDDALLAVAPATDTPSPAPRYSSRKLRVTDSPFATSDSDSAGEQQQVDRKADEFIRRFYDQLRAQRSRAATPDSYGYAAGSYAGHSPRPVAAGIA is encoded by the coding sequence aTGGCCGGCAAGGACATCGCCGCGATGGCCACCACCCGGCCCAAGAGCGTGGCGCGGCGGCTGTGGCGCGTGGTGCGCGCCGTGCTCTTCATGCTGCGCCGCGGCGTGCTGCCGACCGGCCGCAAGCTGGCCATGGACctcagcctcctcctccgccgcggcAAGATCGCCGGCAAGGCCCTCGGCGGCCTCGTCAGCTTCaaccaccagcaccaccaccaccacagcgGTGGCCTCATCTCTTCGGCGAGGTCGTCCTTCTCCTCCTCGTGCCGCGCGCTCGACCCGGCGCTCGCGGTGCACGAGCCCTCGCGCAGCCGCCGCGAGGTCGAGTTCAGCTGCAGCAACACCCCGTTCTCCGCCGCCGCCAAGGGCCGCGGCCACCACCACCGCGACGCCGACGAGGACGCCTGGTACTACGGCAACTACGACGCCGCCGACGTCGCCAAGGTCTTCGAGATGCTCAATGACGGCGGCCGCCTcttcgacgacgacggcgacgacgcgcTCCTAGCGGTGGCGCCGGCCACCGACACGCCGTCTCCCGCGCCGCGGTACTCGTCCAGGAAGCTGCGCGTCACCGACTCGCCGTTCGCGACGAGCGACAGCGACTCAGCGGGCGAGCAGCAGCAGGTGGACAGGAAGGCTGACGAGTTCATCAGGAGGTTCTACGACCAGCTGCGCGCGCAGAGGAGCCGCGCCGCCACGCCGGACAGCTACGGCTACGCCGCCGGCTCGTACGCCGGGCACTCTCCACGGCCGGTCGCCGCTGGCATCGCTTAA